AGCCTCTGATGGaaaatgccattaaaatataaatcacCTTTGTGGTGGAAACAGTCTATCTTTACAAGCATGCCAGTGAACAGAAAGGCCGACTGGCTACAGCATAGGGCACCCAGCACTACTGGTGTGTGCCCAGGATAAAAACCAAACTGGCCTAGAGAATGgctaaaaatgtaaaactgaaGGGGGCATCCATGGGGCCAACCCATGTGGCCAGAACATAGTTCTCTCTTGGAACTTCACTAAGCTCATGATCTTTGTGTGCAGGACTGATATGCTGGTTATGTTGTGTTTGGCTTACACAGATACTATGGTTCTTGTCCTGAGATTTAGGAAGGAAGAGACTCACAGGGGATTTCTaataacaaaacccaaactcagTGCTAATTGTAATGATCCCTTGGACTTTTCAAGAGTTAATTAGTTTTTGTGTAGCGATCTCTCCCTTCTTTTAGGGCTGGCACATGTGAGGTATGGCTACTCTGAAATTCTGGTGCATGGCTTCTTGAATTTGCGGAATCAAAACTCTTATTCACACTGAAGGATTCTAAAATGAATCTCATTCTGCACAGCAGAGGAAGCCCTGTGAAACCCTGGGACTGGCTACCTCTGGAAACATGCTTTATTGTCCAACTTGTGAGTCAGGAAGAGAATGCAATCAGGAGCTCTTCAATAGTGTTGTTATGAGGCTAAGTCTTTGGTTAacctctctcctcccctgccAATGCCTCAATCGCAAAGCAATCCCTTCTCTTCAGTCTAAGACTTCCAAAGGGGGCTGCTGGGACTGTGGCTCCAGCAAGGGCAAGTTGCACCATACGGTGCCTCTGACGGCTGCTTAGGCTGTAAAAGAactgttttcctcttccctgcaaTAACCGCTAATATAGCCGTTTCCCCCAGGAACAGCGTCGAGGTTTTACCTGCAGATAAGCTGCAGTGGGAGGGGTACAAGCCTACCCACTGCAGGGTGGCGACCCTGTGTTCCGAGccacatttaaaaatcactcCACAAGCTGAGTGCTTCTCTCACGGGCCTCAGCAATGCCTGAGCCACTTGCTTTCTAAGCACCAGCTTGAAGGCTGTTGGCAGAGATTCGCTACTGTACCTTGAAGGCTCTGAGCACTGCCAGAGGGTCATCACTAGTCAGCCGGGTGACGAGAGCCGGCCAGACACGATGAGCCATGGGAAGCAGATGGTTTCCGTGAGGATGCAGCACAGTTACACAGAGCTCCAGCATGTCCAGGACCTGGGCAGGAGGGGTAGGTAACAGACTTTCAGAGtgctgcagcaccagcagcaccaggcATTCAGGTGGATCCCCAGCATCACACCAGGGAgccaggagaaagaagggctttAATACAAAAGGGTACAGTTTTACCTCAGCATGAACTGGGATAACAGAACAGTGCACAGAGCACAGGCCTGTTCAGAAAGGGACAAGTAGCACAGTGACATAACTTGTGCTGGGCTACAGAGCCAGGCTAGAACCAGGGCGTGATTCCTGGCCTGATCCTGCAGGCTGAGCTGTGCACTAGGACCTTACTGCTGCTGTGGCACGGCAGCAGATCACCTGGTAGGGCTGGGGCCTCTCTGGTAAGAATCTGGGTTATGCCTCACTGCTgcattttctgtcttgctttgcAGTTTCAAAGGAGGCCACCTTCAAAGgattttcataattaaaaaaccccaggctTTTAGTCCTGCTTATCACCACCCCagcaacttcagaaacattcaTCAGTCTGTGCGCTGCAGTCTGAGGAAGGGGGATGGGAGGTCTGGATGGGATAAAGATGCTTCTGCCTCCTCCACCAAAGGCTGAGGCACAAGACTTGACTATCGTGAGCATCAAGGGAAAGTGCCTTATGAAGCCACCCTGAAGATTCTGTTCACCCTGGCTGCCATGCCTAAACCAGACTACTCCCAGAGAactgtctctctttctcttgccGACACTTAGAGGGTCTGTCCTGAATAAGCATATGGCAGCACTAACCTCGTTACGGCGGGAAACCCAGCATGCATCGTGCACGTTGATGAAACACCAGCACCCCCTGTCCCCTCAAAGCCGGCATTTACTAACCTTCAGCCGCACTCGGAGGTTCCTGTCAGACAGCAAATGGATGCATCTCTCCATCACATCTTTGGCCAGTTGAGCATGGCTTGGCAGTGGAGTTTCTCCTTCTGTGGTGGAGTTGTTTGGCTCCAGCTTAGCAAGGGGGGAAACCTCATCTGGAAGATCAAAACCATGACTACAGCCATGAAAATGACTTGGAAGTTCTGGGAGATCACAACACCCACCCACAACTACTCTGCAAATTCTCAAGTGAGGCCTTTGGCATTTTTCAACGTATTCAGATATAGTCAAGCCTATGCTTGAGTTCTGTGAGTTAAGTGTCAGACTCGGTTAAGAGTGTGGGACTAGGGAAGGTTTGCTTTCTTTACTGGACAATGCAGTTGGTCTGACATTTGCAGGCTTTCCTCACCGTGGACTTATTTCccattgatttttattaaaaattaaaagcctgGGTATTTAAAGATGAAGTATTTAAAGGTCAGGATTGCAGCACATCCCAGCAAAGACTAAAAAGTTCCCTATATGAATGTCTGCAGGGCCTGCAAGGCCAAGTGAGAAGGGAGTGGTGGCATCATTAACCAGGAGAAAATGGTACAGGGATTCCCAAGAGAGGGTGAGGAAAATGCAGTAGCATCCTGGAAAGAGGATGCCAGAACTTTGGGTCGTGATGCCAGATGGCCTGCTATGAGGTAAGGAAAAACAGTGTGCTTGTGTCTTAGAGCTAGATAAGCCTTGATCTGCAAACGTTTAACTCCCTCCCCTGCATAGAACAAAGCAAGAACACCCAGCAGCACCTTACACGAGCTAAGGTCAGCTCCAAGCAGAGCTGAGACTGTCAGGAGCGCGCTAGGCTTTCAGCCTGGTCCCAAGTCTCCCATCTGACAAAAGGAAACCTCAGAGGTCACTGTCTTTCTCCAAGTTGAACACACTTTTCTCCAGTCGTGCACAGTACTGACCTGTCTCCTCATCTCCTGTGTCAGGAAGATTGCCCTCTGCGATCTGCTTCTGTCTGACATAGTCAAGGAAGAATCGTTCCACTTCTTGCCTTGTcaccacctcctgcccctgggACAAAGTCCTGCTCTGCCACTTGGCAGTCTGCCTTTGCTGGTGTTCCTCACCACAGGACGATCCAAACCACTGGACTGCAAAAAAAGGAACTGATATGTCACTAAGTAATCATGATCCCCTCCTGTAAGTCAGCAAGGTGCCACAGACTCCTTGAGAGATGAACATGACTCTCAAGTCTCATGGGACTGAACTACAGAATCAGGCACCTGCTGTCACATCACCGTGACCTCCCTGATGGTATGAGAACATTAAAACCCCAAAGTAAACAGGAAAACGGTCCACATGCTTCTACAGAACGCTTATGGGAGCAGCAAATCCATCCTCAACCACTACAGGCCACGTTCCTGCAAGTCTGCAGGCCAGGCCAACAGAAActggctgtggggaggggaagcTATTGGCAAACTTTGCTTGAGAGCTGGCCCACCAAGCAAAGCACAGTTGCCATCCCGCTGCAGTACCTCGGCTAATTGAAATCTCCCATGGCAAGTCGAAAGGTCAAAGACAAGTACCCTTCGTTACAGTAAGACTGAATTACACAAAGTAAACGTCGCTTAGATACCTAAAGCTGCCATTACTGAGTGGAGGACCCTGAGGAAAGAGGAAGCCTGGTTATTGTAAGACTGATCTAGTGCAGACAAGACATCTTGGATAACGTCTTCTACCAGTGGCAGCAAGCTGGCATCTGAATGCCTCAGCATAGTGTCCAGGACCTGGGAAGCATGTGGTTGATGTGCCAGCTGGCGCAAATTCAGGGAAATCCCGTTCACCAGATAGTCAGAATTCTCATTAATCAAAGACTGCATGGAGTCATAACTGCAGGCCTCGCATATGTCTACCAGCGTCCCCAGTGCCGTCTCACTGATGAGCAGAGTCTTGTCACCAGCCTTCTCCAACACAGGGTAGAGAGCTGACAGCAGAAGCAACCGGAACTCCTTCCCAAggacagcagcaaagcagccgATGCCTTCCAGCTGGATGCAGATCTGCCAGATGTTGCTGTTCATGGTGCGGGTCGTTACATGGGGCtctgggggtggaaggagaatGCTACTGCATGCACCTCCTGGACGCGCAGTAAGTCCTGAATGTTGCTCAGAGTGCTCATGGCTGATTTCTTCTGTATCAATGCTAGTGATCAAATACCAGTTCGCCTGGTCTGTGTACTCATCGAGAATGGACATTATGGACCCTTTGAGATCATCCATGTTCAATGAAATTTCCCTTTCTTGAAGGACATCCACCCCCattccagcagctcctgcaatCAGCTCATTGAGGACCATCGCTGCCTGCTTTCGGTACATGCCAGATTCACTGTACAGCCCCATGAAATGGTCCACAAGCAAATAGAGGTTCCCGTAGTAGCCAAGAACACGacaaacttgctgaaggagctggaaaACTTTCTCCTCCGTGAAGAAGCGGAAGTATTTCTTCTGACATCTGCCCTTCGGCACACTGTGCTGCAAGGAGCCCGAAGGTCCGCAGGCACCCTCGTAGCCGCAGCGCCTGTCTTCCACTATCTTTACATCTGTCACGTCCAACTCCAGAACTTGCATCAGCGCTTTGGACAGACGGTGGAGGTGGGATACGGAGTTGAGAACAATGTTAATCTTGGGGCCCAGCAGCTTCAAATAGCCGAGCAACAAGCTTAAAGTGGAAAACTTGCCCGTGTCATCCTGAGAGTTCATCAAGCGAGGAAGAGCTGTGGCAAGGGAGTGGAGGTTCTCGGAGAGGACATCAGCAAGAGCCCTGTTCTGTGCTATGATCCTCTGCTCTGCAATGCCTTGCAGAACCTCAT
The sequence above is a segment of the Gavia stellata isolate bGavSte3 chromosome 20, bGavSte3.hap2, whole genome shotgun sequence genome. Coding sequences within it:
- the TTI1 gene encoding TELO2-interacting protein 1 homolog; its protein translation is MAVFDTPQEAFGALRPLCVQLTRAQTMENVARLQAHLAAVSASALQELQEYVLFPLRFALKVPGPKQERLVQSVVQCISSILTATCVKKQELLQELFSELCTCLSPLSGSSKPASLSEELKLAVIQALHTLMHSAYGDVILSLYQPSTLPLLGFAVSLLLGLAEQERAKQIKISALKCLQVLVLQCDCQEHRHLDEDEAQQCGDLFASFLPGISITLSRVITGDIKQGHKTTVSAIRLFYLIVGLVMADEQLARIPKNKEKLPVEQGRISELMVHRGPDWSKSTAEKLSLLLHKIVEFSSVHPHWKVRLELVELVHHLLRNCSHSLVDSFSHLLKALVGLVNDENSEVQSRCNEVLQGIAEQRIIAQNRALADVLSENLHSLATALPRLMNSQDDTGKFSTLSLLLGYLKLLGPKINIVLNSVSHLHRLSKALMQVLELDVTDVKIVEDRRCGYEGACGPSGSLQHSVPKGRCQKKYFRFFTEEKVFQLLQQVCRVLGYYGNLYLLVDHFMGLYSESGMYRKQAAMVLNELIAGAAGMGVDVLQEREISLNMDDLKGSIMSILDEYTDQANWYLITSIDTEEISHEHSEQHSGLTARPGGACSSILLPPPEPHVTTRTMNSNIWQICIQLEGIGCFAAVLGKEFRLLLLSALYPVLEKAGDKTLLISETALGTLVDICEACSYDSMQSLINENSDYLVNGISLNLRQLAHQPHASQVLDTMLRHSDASLLPLVEDVIQDVLSALDQSYNNQASSFLRVLHSVMAALVQWFGSSCGEEHQQRQTAKWQSRTLSQGQEVVTRQEVERFFLDYVRQKQIAEGNLPDTGDEETDEVSPLAKLEPNNSTTEGETPLPSHAQLAKDVMERCIHLLSDRNLRVRLKVLDMLELCVTVLHPHGNHLLPMAHRVWPALVTRLTSDDPLAVLRAFKVLCTLAQKCGDFLRQRFSRDVLPKLTSSLLSQAPASARAGPVYNHTLAFKLQLAVLQGLGSLCEKLDMGEIDLNKVADACLIYLSAKQPMKLQEAAQSVFLHLMHMDPDSTWLLLNEVCCPHQYEPPHISLWPVKLSGMGSRRNEFTDNVLLLLQRLQQQESATPWAGTQEASPP